A genomic stretch from Flavobacterium humidisoli includes:
- a CDS encoding universal stress protein: MKRILVPTDFSQHAEDALRVASQIAKKNNSEIILLHMLELPQQSNDAIVGGTSIPETMLFMKKANETLDEVASKEYLEGIPVTEIVKMDKPIHGITQISKDYDVDLIIMGSHGSSGVEELLIGSNTEKVVRNSEIPVLVIKKNIPNFNASDIVFASDFSEEAKKPFEKLLNFTKLFDSKLHLVTICTPNSFKPTHVSEKAMSDFVAEFNITNYTTQIYNDTNIEKGIINFSNRIDADVIGMCTHGRTGFAHFFNGSISEGLVNHAVKPVITLKI, encoded by the coding sequence ATGAAACGAATCTTAGTACCTACTGACTTTTCCCAACACGCAGAAGACGCTTTAAGAGTTGCCTCTCAAATCGCAAAAAAGAACAATTCTGAAATTATCCTTCTTCATATGCTCGAATTACCACAGCAATCTAACGACGCCATAGTGGGCGGAACCAGCATTCCTGAAACTATGCTTTTTATGAAAAAAGCAAACGAAACATTAGATGAAGTCGCCTCAAAAGAATATTTGGAAGGAATACCGGTAACTGAAATTGTAAAAATGGATAAACCTATACATGGAATAACACAGATAAGCAAAGATTATGATGTTGACCTAATAATCATGGGTTCTCACGGCTCTTCTGGAGTCGAAGAATTACTAATAGGCTCTAATACCGAAAAAGTAGTGAGAAATTCAGAAATTCCTGTTTTAGTCATTAAGAAAAACATTCCAAATTTTAACGCTTCTGACATTGTGTTTGCCTCTGACTTTTCAGAAGAAGCAAAAAAACCATTTGAAAAACTTTTAAATTTCACCAAGCTATTTGATTCAAAACTACACTTAGTTACCATTTGCACCCCTAACAGTTTTAAACCAACTCATGTAAGCGAAAAAGCAATGAGTGACTTTGTAGCCGAATTTAACATCACCAATTACACCACTCAAATTTACAACGATACAAATATTGAAAAAGGAATTATAAACTTCTCTAACAGAATAGACGCCGATGTTATCGGAATGTGCACGCACGGCAGAACCGGCTTTGCACATTTCTTTAATGGAAGCATCAGTGAAGGATTAGTCAATCACGCTGTTAAACCT